Proteins from a single region of Aureibacter tunicatorum:
- a CDS encoding YfhO family protein: MTFKKILTHLIPFLVFLVLTVIYFSPVIQGKVLRQTDVIEWAGTAHEIDTYKEATGESLHWTNSTFGGMPIFTTSDYNVFYWVHKALTSFIPTPVLLILLGYIGFYILLSCFKVKPWTAFLGASAYALSTFSLISIEAGHINKVYDMMLMAPSLAGVILVFQRKYLKGALVTTFFLGMQFYYAHVQISYYLMLMMLVLAILELVQAIREKKEKQFAISCVILVASASIALGSNLVKVWSTGEYAKSSTRGGSELSSKKSSGDGLEKDYAFAWSLGKLETMTLFIPYFNGGGSAENIGDKSETFKKLIESRVPRQQALNIVENAPLYWGEQPFTVGPVYLGAIMIFLFVLGLIIVKGKYKWWALTLTILSIMLAWGSNFEAFNDFFFYYVPMYNKFRSVTMILTIAQITVPFLGIYALIQILNKTIDKKEAEKGVLIAFGICGGLALLMFLFGGSIFSFESSKDARLLQQGYPQWLVESIIKDRKAFFKSDALRSLFFVFVAAGLIWAWIKEKIKETYMIAGLALMTLVDLWQVDKRYLSGKDFQPKRELSTTHFSATEADKEILKDTSYYRVFNLTMNPFNEGRTSYHHKSIGGYSAIKLQRYQELIENHISKNNMSVLNMLNTKYFIVPSQDGRPIVQKNPDAVGNVWFIKDLKIVDNADQELSSLQSFNPSQTAFMDKRFESFMPQQGDISFTQKGNIKLQSYNPDHMVYYSESPQQQFAVFSEIYYQPGWQAYIDEVPVEHVRVDYVLRGLIIPEGKHKIEFKFQPNSYKYGEIIGIICSLLVLALVIFTAYKEFAVKKNENPKS; this comes from the coding sequence ATGACGTTCAAAAAAATTTTGACGCACCTCATCCCTTTCTTGGTTTTTTTGGTGCTTACCGTAATTTATTTTTCTCCTGTGATACAAGGCAAAGTGTTGCGCCAAACCGATGTAATCGAATGGGCGGGCACAGCGCACGAAATTGACACGTATAAAGAAGCTACCGGCGAATCGCTTCATTGGACTAATTCCACATTTGGCGGCATGCCCATATTTACGACATCCGATTATAATGTTTTTTATTGGGTTCACAAAGCTTTGACCAGTTTTATACCAACGCCTGTATTATTAATTCTCCTCGGATACATTGGTTTTTACATTCTTCTCTCATGTTTTAAAGTAAAACCATGGACTGCTTTCCTTGGCGCATCCGCTTACGCGTTATCAACCTTCAGCTTGATAAGCATCGAAGCGGGACATATCAACAAGGTATACGACATGATGCTAATGGCGCCTTCTCTGGCAGGAGTCATACTCGTATTTCAAAGAAAGTATCTGAAAGGGGCTTTAGTGACCACCTTTTTCCTTGGCATGCAATTCTATTATGCGCACGTTCAGATAAGCTATTATTTGATGTTGATGATGTTGGTCCTTGCTATTCTGGAGTTAGTGCAAGCCATTAGAGAAAAGAAAGAAAAGCAATTTGCCATTTCATGCGTAATATTAGTAGCGTCTGCGAGCATCGCTTTAGGATCTAACTTAGTGAAAGTTTGGTCAACTGGTGAATACGCAAAATCAAGCACAAGAGGTGGATCAGAACTTTCCTCAAAAAAATCAAGCGGCGACGGACTGGAAAAAGACTACGCATTTGCTTGGAGTTTAGGAAAACTTGAGACAATGACTTTATTCATCCCTTATTTCAATGGCGGTGGATCTGCGGAAAACATTGGCGATAAATCCGAAACATTCAAAAAACTAATCGAAAGCAGAGTACCGAGGCAACAAGCGCTAAACATCGTTGAAAACGCTCCATTGTATTGGGGAGAACAACCTTTTACAGTTGGTCCGGTTTATCTGGGCGCTATCATGATATTCTTATTTGTATTAGGCCTTATTATCGTTAAAGGCAAATACAAATGGTGGGCGCTGACCTTGACCATTTTATCCATTATGCTTGCTTGGGGATCAAATTTTGAAGCATTCAATGACTTTTTCTTTTACTATGTGCCGATGTACAATAAGTTCAGATCAGTGACCATGATTCTGACCATCGCGCAAATCACAGTTCCTTTCTTAGGAATTTACGCATTGATACAAATACTGAATAAAACCATTGATAAAAAAGAAGCTGAAAAAGGCGTGCTTATCGCATTTGGAATCTGTGGAGGCTTAGCCTTGCTAATGTTCCTATTTGGCGGATCTATATTTTCTTTTGAGTCTTCAAAGGATGCCAGACTTCTTCAACAAGGTTATCCTCAATGGCTGGTTGAATCAATCATCAAAGACAGAAAAGCATTTTTCAAATCCGACGCTCTTAGAAGCTTGTTCTTTGTTTTCGTAGCCGCAGGTTTGATTTGGGCATGGATCAAAGAGAAAATCAAAGAAACTTATATGATTGCCGGACTAGCTCTTATGACACTTGTGGATCTTTGGCAAGTTGACAAAAGATACTTATCCGGCAAAGATTTCCAACCTAAAAGAGAGCTATCTACAACTCACTTTAGCGCGACTGAAGCTGACAAGGAAATACTTAAAGACACTTCTTACTATAGAGTATTCAACCTTACAATGAATCCTTTCAATGAAGGAAGAACTTCTTATCACCATAAATCAATCGGTGGGTATAGCGCTATTAAACTTCAAAGGTACCAAGAGCTAATCGAGAATCATATCAGCAAAAACAACATGTCGGTATTAAACATGTTGAACACTAAATACTTCATCGTGCCTTCGCAAGATGGCAGACCAATTGTCCAAAAAAATCCTGACGCTGTTGGAAATGTTTGGTTTATCAAGGATCTAAAAATCGTGGATAATGCTGATCAAGAACTGTCATCATTGCAAAGCTTTAATCCTAGCCAAACGGCCTTTATGGACAAACGATTCGAAAGTTTCATGCCTCAGCAAGGAGACATAAGTTTTACGCAAAAAGGAAACATTAAACTTCAAAGCTACAACCCTGACCACATGGTATATTACTCGGAATCACCGCAACAACAATTTGCCGTGTTCTCTGAGATTTATTATCAACCAGGGTGGCAAGCATATATTGACGAAGTACCTGTGGAGCATGTTAGAGTAGACTATGTACTTAGAGGTCTGATTATTCCTGAAGGCAAGCACAAAATCGAGTTCAAATTCCAACCCAACTCATATAAGTACGGAGAAATCATTGGAATCATTTGTTCTTTGCTTGTGCTCGCTCTTGTAATTTTCACAGCCTACAAAGAATTCGCTGTGAAAAAAAATGAAAATCCAAAAAGCTAA
- a CDS encoding cyclase family protein → MKIVDLTKPIQYNPNDPWFMKVKIKHKPHRKAKWLIRLLGLPFKLFPKGFEGWADDTIQKMGVHSTTHIDAPWHYSPTTAGKRSKTIDEVPLEWCYGKGLVLDMKHKEDFDAITVQDIESFLDENGLKVEPGMIVLVKTGRDKFNGTKDFHKKGTGMSAEATEWLIDKGIKVMGIDSWGWDLPLPYLMEKAKETGDSELFWEAHLVGKEKEYCHMEQLVNLDALPYEGFKVAVFPMKIVGASAAPARVVALFD, encoded by the coding sequence ATGAAGATAGTTGACTTAACTAAGCCGATACAGTATAACCCAAATGATCCTTGGTTTATGAAGGTGAAAATAAAGCATAAACCGCATCGAAAGGCGAAGTGGCTGATAAGATTATTGGGCTTGCCGTTTAAGCTATTTCCTAAAGGATTTGAAGGTTGGGCGGATGATACGATTCAAAAAATGGGAGTTCATTCGACGACGCATATCGATGCTCCTTGGCATTACTCGCCGACCACAGCGGGCAAAAGGTCCAAAACGATAGATGAAGTGCCATTAGAGTGGTGCTATGGTAAAGGCCTAGTGTTGGACATGAAGCACAAAGAGGATTTTGACGCCATCACAGTTCAGGATATAGAGAGCTTTTTGGACGAAAACGGATTGAAGGTGGAGCCGGGAATGATTGTGTTGGTGAAGACCGGAAGAGATAAATTCAATGGCACTAAAGATTTTCATAAAAAAGGAACTGGAATGAGCGCTGAGGCTACGGAGTGGTTGATTGACAAAGGAATTAAAGTCATGGGAATAGATTCTTGGGGTTGGGATTTGCCATTGCCATACCTAATGGAAAAAGCGAAAGAGACTGGGGATTCGGAGTTGTTTTGGGAGGCGCATCTGGTTGGAAAGGAAAAGGAATATTGCCATATGGAGCAATTGGTGAACCTAGACGCTCTGCCTTATGAAGGGTTTAAGGTAGCGGTTTTTCCAATGAAAATAGTTGGAGCCTCAGCAGCGCCTGCCAGAGTTGTTGCCCTATTTGATTAA
- the miaA gene encoding tRNA (adenosine(37)-N6)-dimethylallyltransferase MiaA, with translation MEKYLIVLVGPTAVGKTALSIQLAKALKTDIVSADSRQFFKELSIGTAKPDIEEMDGVPHHFIDCMSIHEPYSAGKFELDALNTIDEIFKTHDSTILTGGSGLYINAVCEGIDDMPPTPPEIRDNLMQRLENEGLEILRNELKVIDPQYFNEVDPNNSQRIVRALEVYQVSGKPISYFRKSKLNKRPFKMIKIGLERDREELYNRINQRMDIMIGKGLFEEAKKYQAYKEINALQTVGYKEIYDYLDGKYDYEEAVRLLKRNSRRYAKRQMTWFKRGQDYAWFHPDEFEKIMTHINEKIKRAN, from the coding sequence TTGGAGAAATACCTAATTGTACTTGTTGGACCAACAGCCGTTGGAAAAACAGCCTTAAGCATTCAATTAGCCAAAGCGCTAAAAACTGACATTGTCAGTGCAGATTCCAGACAATTTTTCAAAGAGCTTAGCATCGGCACGGCAAAACCCGACATTGAAGAAATGGACGGTGTTCCCCATCATTTTATCGATTGCATGTCAATACACGAACCTTACAGCGCTGGCAAGTTTGAACTGGACGCTCTAAATACTATCGATGAAATATTCAAAACACATGATTCGACCATATTAACTGGCGGCTCAGGGCTATATATCAACGCCGTATGCGAAGGCATTGACGACATGCCTCCCACTCCTCCAGAGATTCGTGACAACTTGATGCAAAGGTTGGAAAATGAGGGACTTGAAATACTAAGAAACGAGCTTAAAGTAATTGATCCTCAATATTTCAACGAGGTTGACCCCAATAATTCACAAAGAATTGTGAGAGCTTTGGAAGTATACCAAGTGTCAGGCAAGCCCATTTCTTACTTTAGAAAATCCAAACTTAACAAGAGGCCATTCAAAATGATAAAAATTGGATTGGAAAGAGATCGTGAAGAACTCTACAATCGAATCAACCAAAGGATGGACATCATGATTGGAAAAGGTCTTTTTGAAGAAGCTAAAAAATACCAAGCCTATAAAGAAATAAACGCATTGCAAACTGTCGGGTACAAAGAAATATATGATTACTTAGACGGAAAGTACGATTATGAAGAAGCAGTTAGGTTGCTTAAAAGAAATTCAAGGCGATATGCTAAAAGACAAATGACCTGGTTCAAAAGGGGTCAAGATTACGCTTGGTTTCATCCTGATGAATTTGAAAAAATCATGACCCATATTAACGAAAAAATAAAAAGAGCGAATTAA
- the pfkA gene encoding 6-phosphofructokinase, with product MKKVAVLTSGGDAPGMNACLRAVVRGALYHGLEVYGIKRGYDGMIRGDIYKMKSYSVSNILGQGGTILKSARSVEFRTKEGRAKAAEQLKSRGIEGLVVIGGDGTFTGAKLLYEEHGLPVVGAPGTIDNDLYGTDSTIGYDTAVNTALDAIDKIRDTANSHDRVFFIEVMGRDSGYIAVQTGIGGGAELVMVPETRTTIDNVISTLQQGWDREKSASIVITAEGDQEGSAQEIAAKVKAKCPDKDIKVTTLGHIQRGGSPSAYDRILASRLGLAALEGLVAGKECVMAGIIKNEVVYTSLEDAITKDKPLNQDLVRMINILSV from the coding sequence ATGAAAAAAGTTGCTGTATTAACATCTGGAGGAGACGCTCCTGGAATGAACGCCTGCCTTAGAGCGGTAGTAAGAGGTGCACTCTATCATGGACTTGAAGTTTACGGAATCAAACGCGGATACGACGGGATGATCCGAGGAGATATTTACAAAATGAAATCCTACTCTGTAAGCAATATCCTTGGGCAAGGAGGAACGATACTTAAATCGGCTAGAAGTGTTGAATTCCGTACCAAAGAAGGTAGAGCCAAAGCCGCTGAGCAATTAAAGAGTAGAGGTATCGAAGGATTGGTAGTGATCGGTGGAGATGGTACTTTCACTGGTGCTAAATTGCTTTATGAAGAGCATGGATTGCCTGTAGTTGGCGCTCCGGGTACAATAGATAATGATTTGTATGGAACTGACTCGACAATAGGGTATGATACTGCTGTGAATACTGCTCTTGACGCAATCGATAAGATTAGAGATACTGCTAATTCACATGACAGAGTATTCTTTATTGAAGTTATGGGTCGTGATTCTGGTTATATCGCCGTTCAAACGGGAATTGGCGGAGGAGCGGAACTTGTTATGGTTCCTGAAACTAGAACGACTATTGACAATGTTATCAGCACTCTTCAACAAGGGTGGGATAGAGAAAAAAGCGCCTCAATAGTAATCACTGCCGAAGGAGATCAAGAAGGTTCTGCTCAAGAAATCGCCGCTAAGGTAAAAGCTAAATGTCCCGACAAGGATATTAAAGTGACTACTTTGGGCCATATTCAACGTGGAGGATCGCCATCGGCTTATGACAGAATTTTGGCTTCTAGGCTTGGATTAGCTGCTTTGGAAGGCTTGGTTGCTGGAAAAGAGTGTGTTATGGCTGGAATTATTAAAAATGAAGTAGTGTATACTTCGTTGGAAGATGCGATCACTAAAGACAAGCCGCTTAATCAAGATTTAGTTAGAATGATTAATATCTTGAGCGTGTAA
- a CDS encoding diacylglycerol kinase family protein, with amino-acid sequence MKKKFKISSRINSFKYAFNGIKIMFKSEHNFWIHIAATFLVISLGLYLTLTPIEWCIILLCIGLVISLEMVNSSIERICNLISLERNKEIESIKDIAAGAVLVSSIVSFIIGALIILPKIFRLLPF; translated from the coding sequence ATGAAGAAAAAATTTAAGATTTCCAGTCGCATCAATAGTTTCAAATACGCCTTCAATGGAATTAAAATCATGTTCAAATCCGAGCATAATTTCTGGATTCACATTGCCGCAACTTTTCTCGTCATATCGTTAGGGCTTTATCTGACTTTAACACCAATCGAATGGTGCATAATTTTGCTCTGTATAGGATTAGTAATAAGTCTAGAAATGGTCAATTCATCCATTGAGAGGATTTGCAACCTAATAAGTCTTGAAAGGAATAAAGAGATTGAATCTATTAAAGATATCGCTGCTGGCGCTGTGCTTGTCTCATCTATCGTATCATTTATCATTGGCGCCTTAATCATTTTGCCCAAAATATTTCGCCTGCTACCTTTCTAA
- a CDS encoding NADP-dependent oxidoreductase, with amino-acid sequence MAKAIILNHRPIGMATLEDFKIIDFELEKPKDGELKLKTIYISVDPYLRGRMNLAKSYIPPFELGKPIESGMIAQVEESLNEEYKQGDYVTGILPWQEHIISDGKGLMKIDPDLAPLSAYLGVLGLTGITAYLGLLEIGKPKEGETLLVSGAAGAVGSIVGQIGKIKGCHVVGIAGSDEKVLMLEERFGYDKVINYKTSKDLSQEIGKYCSNGVDVYFDNVGGVISDAALDHINKFARISLCGNISLYNEKELPTGPRIQIKLLKKSALMQGFIVFDFKNKYSEAIEELSKWLKNGDLVYEETIVNGFENTPEAFIGLFEGKNKGKMLVKV; translated from the coding sequence ATGGCAAAAGCTATAATTCTAAATCACAGGCCAATAGGGATGGCAACTTTGGAAGACTTTAAAATCATAGATTTTGAATTGGAGAAGCCCAAGGATGGTGAACTGAAATTGAAAACGATTTATATTTCTGTAGATCCATATTTGAGAGGAAGAATGAATTTGGCTAAGTCTTATATTCCTCCTTTCGAATTAGGAAAGCCGATAGAGTCGGGTATGATTGCTCAAGTCGAAGAGTCCTTGAATGAAGAGTATAAACAAGGAGATTATGTGACAGGTATTCTTCCGTGGCAAGAGCATATAATTTCTGATGGAAAAGGTTTGATGAAAATTGATCCTGACTTGGCTCCTTTATCCGCATACTTAGGTGTTCTGGGATTGACTGGAATTACGGCTTATCTAGGGTTGTTGGAAATAGGCAAGCCTAAGGAAGGGGAAACCCTTTTGGTGTCAGGAGCCGCCGGAGCGGTAGGCTCTATAGTTGGACAAATTGGAAAGATCAAAGGTTGTCATGTAGTAGGGATAGCTGGATCGGATGAGAAAGTCTTGATGCTTGAAGAGAGATTTGGCTATGATAAAGTAATAAATTACAAGACTTCGAAGGATTTGTCGCAAGAGATAGGGAAGTATTGTTCCAATGGAGTGGATGTTTATTTTGATAATGTTGGGGGAGTGATTTCCGATGCTGCATTGGATCACATTAATAAGTTTGCGAGAATATCACTATGTGGAAATATTTCATTATATAATGAAAAAGAACTGCCAACAGGACCGAGAATTCAAATCAAGCTTTTGAAAAAGAGTGCATTAATGCAGGGATTTATAGTCTTTGATTTTAAAAATAAATATTCAGAAGCAATTGAGGAATTGTCAAAGTGGTTGAAAAATGGAGACTTGGTGTATGAGGAAACTATTGTCAATGGTTTTGAAAATACTCCTGAAGCATTTATAGGATTGTTTGAGGGTAAGAACAAAGGTAAAATGCTGGTCAAAGTATAA